Part of the Labrus bergylta chromosome 19, fLabBer1.1, whole genome shotgun sequence genome, GGAGCTGGAGGCGGTGGATGTGGAGCTGGCGGAGGCGCGGAGGAGGATCGAGAAGGAGATCAGGCAGCTGGAGCAGGGCAGGCTCAACAAAGCTCCACTGAGGGGCTCTCTGCTGTGTACTTACGTGGCCCACATTGTCACCCGCTCTGTGGTGGAGGTGAGCTTCATGATGGGTCAGTACGTCCTGTACGGACACCGCCTGCGGCCGCTTTACAAGTGTGAGAGGGAGCCGTGCCCAAATGTGGTGGACTGCTTTGTCTCCAGGCCGACAGAGAAAACGGTTTTCATGATGTTCATGCAAGTGATCGCCTGTATCTCCCTCTTCCTCAGCCTTCTTGAGATGATGCACCTGGGATTCAAAAAGATCAAGAAGGGCATCCTGAACTTCTACCCTCATCTGAAGGACGATATGGATGATTTATACGTCAGCAAGTCCAAAAAGAACTCAGTCGTGCATCAAGTGGGCATGGGAACAACTGTGAGTCGCAAGACTACAATCCCTACAGCCCCATGTGGGTACACATTACTGTTGGAGAAGCAGGGCAATGGACCTAACTACCCTCTTCTTAACGCCTCGTCTGCATTCGTCCCAATACAAGGAGACCCTAATGCACAACCGGAGAGTCACAAGGACATGAAGGAGGGAGTGCCGAGCCCCACGGAGCAGAacagcaactccaacaacacGAGCAGCGACACGcgttctcctcctgcagacaaacaggaggaggcagaggaacTGTCCCAACATGAGGACATGGACTGTGGGAGGTCCGAGTATCCCACCCTCCCTGTAGCAGACACCTCCTCCTGTGCAACCGGCTTTCCGAGGAAGTCACGGAGGGTCAGTCCGCCGTGGAACTGCTCCACCCTGGTGGAGGGTAACGGCTCAGACAGCGGGGATTCGTACCACGGGAGAGACAGCATGAAGCTTCGGAGCAGCTGTGTCGGCCCCCGAGCGAGGATACTCTCTAAATCAGACATAAAGAGGCCGAGCAGGTCTCAGAGCCCGGACTCTGCAGGGGAGTTAAGCTCAGTGTCTCGACACAGCCGGGAGAGCAACAGCCCCACCACCTCGTCCCCAAAGCGCAAAGTGTCGGCAGGAAGCAGCGTCAGCAGCAGACGAGCCCCAACTGACCTGCAGATATAAACCAAAGACTGTCTGCTCGCCAGAGTGGAAACAGAAGCTCTCAATGAGACATGCATGTTACGCATTTCACTAAAAGAAATTCAAACAAGCTCACAgaagctttgtttttgtttgctatGAAGATTAAGCTCTTGACACCAAAGAGCAGCCTTTTTctaaacatatttaaaagaaagcatAAATCCACTCCTTCATTTAGCTGGTGATCAGGGCACTACAGACTGTTATTTTCCTTTAGTTTCCACGTCTGTTGGACTTTTAATGATTTTGAAGTGTGCAGTAGCACTGTTTCAATGATTAGCAGGGAATGGAAAACAGGCTCACAGATCTATAAAGTTGTGTTAGGTCATGTAGTGTTGTTATGCAACAGGATACTTTTACATCACCTATAATGAAATAATTCAACCTCTCAATCTCAATCTTCTCCGGCAACATtcaacactaaaatactctacTCTGTCTGTCACAATGGAAAATGAATGCTGAATATATCTCTGCCTAAAAGCGGCAACAGGGACAAGAATGTTCACTTTTAAAACGTGTCACATGTGAGACTTTAATTTCCCATCAGGCACATGAGCCACCTCTAATTGTTTTtgtacaaaaatgtgttttttttacgcAGTTTATATCAATTTAAATGTCTTAGGATGGGTCTACAGAAATATGTAATAGTTATTTAATTCAAGGTTTCttctttttgggccttttttgtCCAATGtatgagagacaggaaatgttgagaggagagagtCGGGGATGACGTGCAgaaaagggccgaggtcagattcaaacccgctATGACTGCTAGGCTATGGCAGCCcaattattttcttaatttatttaattcaatGAAGTGGCTGAGTGTGTCACCAAAGtcaatttaaaacattaagagaAGGACTGATGcacaaagctgaaaaaaaaactgttttttatttcttaagaaGCAAAAGTTGCTTTTCTGTTAtataacaaaaaataacagtGATTTTGTGTTAGCTGTACATCCCTTATATGtaataaaacatcaacatattctttaaaaaaaaaaaa contains:
- the LOC110005813 gene encoding gap junction alpha-9 protein-like — translated: MGDWNFLGGILEEVHIHSTMVGKIWLTILFIFRMLVLGVAAEDVWNDEQSDFVCNTDQPGCRNVCYDQAFPISLIRYWVLQVIFVSSPSLVYMGHAIYQLRALEKERHCKKVALRRELEAVDVELAEARRRIEKEIRQLEQGRLNKAPLRGSLLCTYVAHIVTRSVVEVSFMMGQYVLYGHRLRPLYKCEREPCPNVVDCFVSRPTEKTVFMMFMQVIACISLFLSLLEMMHLGFKKIKKGILNFYPHLKDDMDDLYVSKSKKNSVVHQVGMGTTVSRKTTIPTAPCGYTLLLEKQGNGPNYPLLNASSAFVPIQGDPNAQPESHKDMKEGVPSPTEQNSNSNNTSSDTRSPPADKQEEAEELSQHEDMDCGRSEYPTLPVADTSSCATGFPRKSRRVSPPWNCSTLVEGNGSDSGDSYHGRDSMKLRSSCVGPRARILSKSDIKRPSRSQSPDSAGELSSVSRHSRESNSPTTSSPKRKVSAGSSVSSRRAPTDLQI